Proteins encoded in a region of the Xylocopa sonorina isolate GNS202 chromosome 1, iyXylSono1_principal, whole genome shotgun sequence genome:
- the Ripk5 gene encoding receptor interacting protein kinase 5 encodes MVSKLPREFRRYQRNRNQLQHILEETQRALEAINLENFFPGENIVEELLPPLTLDRITYILANSPAIVILGQDSKAKAALVNSLISSDVLPVCNGVWRWIRLSYGPMNHISLTLGLEYEVVEHLRGNEKPWSTLPIEDLTKSGTEDITCPTVLEVKLDQPILKDGVQIFIAPNNDAIQILAKELLSILPIFLYALGEQPLTEQNLEELRDLKETYPYNPVLFISSLGNISLTSIDAELTESEQHRLQNRLNSNDSTSSKTDDDGIDFDRMNSLGLTWLDQLTNLGFLGMGESVEVDQLAWLGGGQYICSSDLLDSCKKTDRILYFIRGCLQTYLINASTYLNEVHSTSLRKFILSAFDMARKIQITPKRIQYAQQKENELYASLMKIVNEKQEELTDLIQNIIQEMKNDVLQSNNDLYSYQNIPFNNTERAEWSATVRAATSEVQRIVLGRLSEKVAKQLVNSVNCLRETFVGTLQRCLLSLEKTYERDTCLLASDALKQILSAAYNVELHNSSPSLVHSFLERLRQLFKSLPLPWSPTPTLDITWRQKVAIEILNSLSAAKLAKTISMQFRDKLRSSHDSFQAALRSLENYYSGKLERTEEQRIAIRKYHAPRLAKLALESTSMTDAVRYGIPHCGKEIGRGQYGVVFACDGWGGAPGPCAVKSVVPPDERHWNDLAMEFYYTRSIPDHKRIVKLRGSVIDQSYGGGFGLGSAVLLISDRLSRDLYCGIRNGLSWSERIQIAIDVLEGIRYLHSQGLVHRDIKLKNVLLDTENRAKLTDLGFCITEAMMSGSIVGTPVHMAPELLSGHYDSSVDVYAFGILFWYMCAGHVRLPYAFEQFHNKEQLWTSVKKGIRPERLPSFDDECWRLMEQCWSGEPSKRPLLGAILPALESIQRKAERGKSLLLSTQKLQESSSSYSKNPALALVEPYNQRGAVASPNPLKRKAIRAVKHPVFHMTNLFQASLRSNLYIQMRDF; translated from the exons ATGGTAAGTAAATTACCACGAGAGTTTAGAAGATATCAACGTAACAGAAATCAACTACAACATATCCTTGAAGAAACTCAACGGGCATTAGAGGCTATTAACCTAGAAAACTTTTTTCCTGGAG AAAATATCGTGGAGGAACTGCTGCCTCCTTTAACGTTAGATAgaattacatacattttagcAAACTCCCCAGCTATCGTAATTCTTGGACAAGATAGCAAAGCGAAAGCAGCATTAGTTAATAGTTTAATATCTTCCGACGTTTTACCAGTATGCAATGGAGTATGGCGGTGGATCAGACTTAGTTACGGTCCAATGAATCATATTAGTCTTACATTAGGATTAGAATATGAAGTAGTTGAACATTTGCGGGGAAATGAGAAACCATGGAGTACTCTTCCAATTGAAGATTTAACGAAATCTGGTACCGAAGATATAACGTGTCCAACCGTGCTCGAAGTAAAACTTGATCAGCCTATATTGAAGGATGGCGTTCAGATTTTTATTGCTCCAAATAATGATGCGATACAAATTCTTGCTAAAGAATTATTATCAATTTTACCAATATTTTTATACGCGCTTGGAGAACAGCCACTAACGGAGCAAAATTTAGAAGAATTAAGAGATTTGAAAGAAACTTACCCATACAACCCAGTGCTCTTTATATCATCTTTGGGAAATATCTCACTGACTAGCATCGATGCTGAACTTACAGAATCTGAACAGCACAGACTTCAAAATCGACTAAACTCTAATGATTCTACGTCAAGTAAAACTGATGACGATGGTATTGATTTTGACCGAATGAACTCACTTGGTTTAACATGGTTGGACCAACTGACAAATTTGGGATTTCTTGGAATGGGAGAATCTGTTGAAGTTGATCAACTCGCTTGGCTAGGTGGTGGACAATATATATGCTCTAGTGACTTATTGGACTCGTGCAAGAAAACAGatcgaattttatattttattcgtGGTTGTTTACAAACGTACCTTATCAATGCGAGCACCTATTTAAACGAAGTACACTCGACAAGTTTGagaaaattcattttaagtgcattcgATATGGCACGGAAGATACAAATAACACCAAAAAGAATACAATATGCTCAGCAGAAGGAAAATGAATTATATGCCAGTTTAATGAAAATTGTTAATGAAAAACAGGAAGAATTAACTGACCTGATACAAAATATCATTCAAGAGATGAAGAATGATGTGCTACAGTCTAATAACGATCTGTATTCATATCAAAACATTCCTTTTAATAATACCGAAAGAGCTGAATGGTCTGCAACTGTTAGAGCAGCAACTTCTGAAGTTCAAAGAATAGTACTGGGCCGTTTAAGCGAAAAGGTTGCAAAGCAACTTGTAAATTCCGTCAATTGTTTGCGTGAGACGTTTGTTGGTACCTTACAGCGTTGTTTGTTAAGTCTCGAAAAAACATACGAACGCGATACTTGTTTACTAGCCAGCGATGCTTTAAAACAAATACTCTCAGCTGCATATAATGTTGAGTTACACAATTCTTCGCCATCTTTGGTACATTCGTTTTTAGAAAGATTGAGACAGCTCTTTAAATCTTTACCGTTACCGTGGTCACCGACACCAACTTTAGATATCACCTGGAGACAGAAAGTGGCCATCGAGATATTGAATTCTCTATCGGCAGCAAAACTGGCCAAAACGATATCAATGCAATTTAGAGATAAGCTTAGGTCCTCGCACGATTCATTTCAGGCAGCTCTGAGATCATTAGAAAATTATTACTCCGGAAAGTTGGAAAGAACGGAAGAACAAAGAATAGCTATTAGAAAATATCACGCTCCTAGATTAGCTAAATTAGCATTAGAATCAACATCGATGACAGACGCCGTACGTTATGGAATTCCCCATTGCGGTAAAGAAATTGGTCGTGGTCAGTACGGAGTCGTATTTGCTTGCGATGGTTGGGGTGGTGCACCGGGCCCTTGTGCGGTTAAATCAGTTGTTCCTCCAGATGAAAGACACTGGAATGATTTGGCTATGGAATTTTATTACACTAGATCAATCCCCGATCATAAAAGGATAGTGAAACTTCGAGGATCAGTCATCGATCAGTCTTATGGCGGAGGATTTGGTCTTGGGTCCGCGGTTCTTTTAATATCAGATCGCTTAAGTCGCGATTTATATTGTGGAATACGCAATGGTTTGTCCTGGTCGGAACGTATACAAATAGCAATAGACGTCTTAGAGGGAATACGCTATCTTCATTCCCAAGGACTCGTACATCGAGATATTAAATTGAAGAATGTTCTCCTTGACACCGAAAATAGAGCGAAGTTAACGGATCTCGGATTTTGTATCACAGAAGCTATGATGTCAGGAAGCATTGTTGGAACACCTGTCCATATGGCGCCAGAATTACTTTCTGGTCATTATGACAGTAGTGTTGACGTATATGCGTTCGGAATTCTATTTTGGTATATGTGCGCTGGACACGTGAGATTACCATATGCGTTTGAACAATTCCATAATAAAGAACAATTGTGGACCAGTGTAAAGAAAG GTATACGCCCAGAAAGATTACCATCTTTTGATGATGAATGTTGGAGACTGATGGAACAATGTTGGTCCGGAGAACCATCCAAACGTCCGTTACTTGGAGCCATTCTACCGGCGTTAGAATCTATTCAACGCAAAGCAGAAAGAGGCAAGTCCTTACTGCTTTCCACACAGAAGCTACAAGAAAGTTCATCATCTTATTCAAAAAATCCTGCATTAGCATTAGTTGAGCCTTATAATCAAAGAGGTGCCGTAGCTAGTCCTAATCCTCTAAAACGTAAAGCAATAAGAGCTGTAAAACATCCTGTTTTTCACATGACCAATCTGTTTCAAGCAAGTTTACGCTCCAATTTATATATTCAAATGCGAGATTTTTAA